CCTGTTCACAACGATCTCATCATTTCGGATTTGAGGCTCCATATAGCTCATGGAAGAATCGGGCTGGTACATGTAGTACCGGTCATCAAAGGGGTGCTTTCCAAAGTATCTGTTTTGATCCCGCTCTACTATGCGCTGTTGGAATTTATTTGCAGCTTCGTTGAACCTGTTCCAAAGCAAGGCGTTCGGGTTGGACACTCGCTGCAGTTCAACCATGAAAGCCATGTGGTAATTGGGGAATTCTGCGATCAAATGGTCTCCGCGCTTTTCAAGTTGAGCGCCTTCAGGTACGCAGATCACAGCGCCTGATTCAAGGTCTTCGTATATGTCGTATTTCAGGATCATGTAACCCGGCTTACCTATTGCTCCAACCGTTTGATTTGCCAACTCCCTCAAACTGACCGGATCGTCGACCGTGGCCATCATTTCCTCCACCGTTCGAGTCTTGGTTTTAACCGGGGTAAAACCCTTCGTTTGGACTACATCAGAGTTCTCCTTGGTCAGTATCCTGTCGGCCGAAAAAGTTACGCCTGTATTCGAGCCACAAGGCCTCATAATGGTCGATCCGTTGGAGCTCATTAGATCCGATAGGCGATTTACGGCAATGCCCCGGCTTATGGAGCTGGCATCGCGATCGAGCCCTCCATCCACTATGGCTACCAGGTTCCCTCGTTCATCGATTATTGGAGCACCCGAAAACCCCGGTAGAAGAGTTCCTTCGAAGTACACGATCTCGATCTCTGGATCGGGACTCTTGCATTGTGAAAAGGTACGGCGAATGCTTTCGGGTAATAGACCGCTTAGCCTTTTGTCAGACGTGAAGCCAAGTCTCAGGCTCCTGTCGATCAGCGTATTGATGTTCCCACCTCCATTATGGCCGAGGGTGTAAAGTGTGCTGTTGGCGGCTGGTTGGGTGTTAATGCTACTGATGACCGTGCATTCTGAATCTGCCGGCCGATCGAGTTCTATCAACACGAGGTCGTAACGCTTCAACACCTTTACGACTCTTCCTCTTCGGACATCGTTGTAAAGCAGAAGCCTTATGTCGTTCGCATTCTCGATCAGGTGAAGGTTCGTTACGACATAACTTCGATCACGGTACAAAAAACCAGACCCTACCTTGGCGCCACTTTCTACTTGAACTACGGCCCGCTCAATGGCCTCTACAGCTGGAGTATTGGCCGTGCTCGGAAGCCAAAGCACTAGGATCAGAATCAGTAGTTTATTCTTCATCGCACAAGCAGTCCACGGTCATTTCGAAGATTTTTTTCTTCTCTTCCTCCTCAATTTCGTCGTTTATTCGTTGGGCTAGTTTCTTCCACACACCACCTAACGCTATGGCGGCATTGCGCTGTCGTTCCCAAGTGAATCGCTCGCAGTCCTCGATTTTGATGTCCTCGCCATATAGCACACCGGCACCCCGATCGGTTTTTCGAGATGTGTCGATACAGGCCGATTCCGGCACGATCCCCAGTCGTTCGTACAAAACATAGCTGCGAGCATCGCCTTCTTCGAACCCCGCTTCGGTGTAGCACTGAATCGATTCGTTCAGGCTGGGCGAAAATGAATCGTTCTCGTTGTCTGTGTAGCATGTCCTTCGTGGATCCACTCACTTTTTTCCAGCCATCGCCCAGTGCTCCTTCCACAGTGCTGACCATCTGCTTCAGCGTTTCATCAATATCGATTATCATGTGATACGTTTAAGGGGTTGCCAATTTTTTGCCTTCCTCTGCCACGAGCATCGCGTAGAAAAAGTCGCTCATGGTCAGCCGATTCAGTTTGATCTCCGCATCGGAGATCTCGTCTTTTTTCTTATGTCGTTCTTTGTATTCGACCCATTTTTCGAGGGTCAATTGAGCGATGCGCGTACTGTTTTAGTTTAGTGGCTGAATTCGGTTATTTCGAAGGATGGAATTCAGTTGTACTTCGATCTTGAGGTAATCTTCCTTGAAGAACTGGTAGTTTCGGGCTCCGAATTCGTCCGTTGTGCTCTCGGCCATGGTCAAGTAGAAGTAATCCACGGCCTCTGCGGCATTCTCGACCTGATTGGCCAATTGGCCATCGTAGTCCGCCACGAATTGAACGCGGCACGATATGGTCAGTAGCAGTAGCGAGAGCATGCCGGCTGCTCGATTCAAGGTTCGCATGATCAACACAATTAGGAACTACAAGATGGGAAAAAAAAAGCGCGTAGCTGGAGATCTACGCGCTTGAACGAACGTTGCGTCTTCGGGTATGATTGGTTCTGGAGAAACCGAAGACGCTGTTCTTGAAACCAGTACTAAAGTAGTTCGGTGTCTAGACCTGTGAAAAGAATTTTTCGCCCTTAAATCACAGTTCCGGTGAAAAACCTAAGCATTGCTTCATCTTACCGGCTTGTATGGGGGTGAACTCCCAATCCATATTTTTTGAAAGTGCCTCTATGATGCGCATCCATTTAGGGTCGCTGGCATAATAGAAAGAAAGTTGACTCGGGCGTCCATAAATGGAAGATCGAGTGACCAGTGTTCCGAATTGCGGACGGCTCCAATGCTCGGTCCTGAACTGAATATGGCCGTGTTTGCTTCCACATAAAGGGTCGCTGCAATTCCAAGTGCTCGTATACAATAAGGTATCAGGGTGCCAGTCTGAATCCAGAATTAGGAGTTTACATTCCTCTGCATAAAATTCATTGAACGCGAAAACACCTTGGGGCTCTTGCCCGGCAGACTTATCCTTTCTTTTAAGCTTTTGTTTGGGGCAGACGAAAATCCGACGATCCCACTGCATTGCATATCCGCCCGCAGGGCGAAAACCAAGAACGCATAGGCTATCTTTCCTAAGCACTAACAGGGAGTCGAATTGGTTCTGTATGCTCCATTCGGCATATTTGCTGCCCTCGGGTTGCTGCAAGAGGTTGAGCCGATTTACCTGCCCATACCGGTAAACATTAAAACTCGCCCACTCGCATTCTATTGGAGCTTGAGCCAAGAGCAAGGTCGGTAAAAGAATCAAGATCAAGATCCCCATGACCGATGTGGGTCAAAAAGCGCGCCAATTATCTTCGACGTCGACCTTGGTGTCGGCTTTTGGAATGAAAGTTCTTTTTTCCGCCCTTATTGCTGCCTTTATTTTTATTGTAGGGCCTGCGGCCCGATTGGTGACTTTTACTGCTGCCTTTCTCGAATCGTTGGTTTAGATCATCTCCATCGCGAAGGGCATTGCGCTCCATTTCAAGCACCAGCAGCTTGGCAATGAGTTCTTCCTTGGTCATGCCCGAGAGCGTACTCGCGACTTTGAAGAAGAGCTGTCCGTCGATCTTGTCTTTAGGTTTGGTGTTGAGGATGTCATTACACCATTGATCGATCCGCGCTTCTTGAATTTCGGCACTTGTAGGAACTTCGGCTTTGGAGAAGTTGATGCCCAGCTTTTCTTCGAGCCGCAAGAGGCGACCTTTGTCGCGACCCGTGCCCAAAACCAGGGAGATCCCCTTTTTTCCGGCTCGGGCGGTACGTCCGCTCCGGTGCGTGTAGTAGGCGGGGTCGTCAGAGAGTGCCATGTGAAACACGTGGGTGAGGTCATTTACGTCGATACCGCGGGCAGCGACATCCGTAGCGATCAAGACCTGGAGTTCCCCGTCTTTGAACCGCTTCATGACGCGATCGCGCTGTTGCTGACTGAGGTCACCGTGCAAGGCATCGGACCTGTAGTCGTGCTTCATCAGCCACTCGGCCATATCCTGCGTGTCGCGTTTGGTGCGACAAAAAACCACGCCTCTAGTATCGGGCTCGTGGTCCAGGAATCGAGTTAGGGCTTCGCGCCGTTTAGCTCCTTGAGTTATGACGTATTGATGATCAATGTTTTTATTCACCTCGTCTTTGGCCGAAACGCGTACTTCTACGGGAGCGTTCATGTACGATTGTACCATACGTCGAATCTCTTGAGGCATGGTGGCCGAAAAAAGCCAAGTAAGTTTGCTGGCTGGAGTGTAGCTCAGGATCTTGTCGAGTTCTTCCTTGAATCCCATGTTCAACATCTCATCGGCTTCGTCGAGCACCAAGATGGACAATGAGCTCAGGTCAATTGCCTTTCGCTCAATGAGGTCGATGAGTCGGCCCGGCGTTGCGATAATCACTTGTTGAGGTCGTTTTAGATCTTTGATCTGGTTAGAGATGGCCGCTCCGCCGTATACGGCCAAGACGTTCACCCTCTCCTGATATTTGCTGAATAGCGAGAGTTGTTGGGCGATCTGT
The Flavobacteriales bacterium genome window above contains:
- a CDS encoding trypsin-like peptidase domain-containing protein, giving the protein MKNKLLILILVLWLPSTANTPAVEAIERAVVQVESGAKVGSGFLYRDRSYVVTNLHLIENANDIRLLLYNDVRRGRVVKVLKRYDLVLIELDRPADSECTVISSINTQPAANSTLYTLGHNGGGNINTLIDRSLRLGFTSDKRLSGLLPESIRRTFSQCKSPDPEIEIVYFEGTLLPGFSGAPIIDERGNLVAIVDGGLDRDASSISRGIAVNRLSDLMSSNGSTIMRPCGSNTGVTFSADRILTKENSDVVQTKGFTPVKTKTRTVEEMMATVDDPVSLRELANQTVGAIGKPGYMILKYDIYEDLESGAVICVPEGAQLEKRGDHLIAEFPNYHMAFMVELQRVSNPNALLWNRFNEAANKFQQRIVERDQNRYFGKHPFDDRYYMYQPDSSMSYMEPQIRNDEIVVNRISYMGYLANTDYYGNPLDQEPFSYSFQTLFGKGDIFLGAVALNDDSRAEYAEEVTGCILSGACETIAPSDCSSTCYKVRTWLSLVLGTYMNGFSNTYYNYHE
- a CDS encoding DEAD/DEAH box helicase, with the translated sequence MGLSSEMLRGLETLGFHEPSEIQAQAIPLLLDGDNDLIGLAQTGTGKTGAFGIPLLERIDHQNPRTQALILAPTRELGQQIAQQLSLFSKYQERVNVLAVYGGAAISNQIKDLKRPQQVIIATPGRLIDLIERKAIDLSSLSILVLDEADEMLNMGFKEELDKILSYTPASKLTWLFSATMPQEIRRMVQSYMNAPVEVRVSAKDEVNKNIDHQYVITQGAKRREALTRFLDHEPDTRGVVFCRTKRDTQDMAEWLMKHDYRSDALHGDLSQQQRDRVMKRFKDGELQVLIATDVAARGIDVNDLTHVFHMALSDDPAYYTHRSGRTARAGKKGISLVLGTGRDKGRLLRLEEKLGINFSKAEVPTSAEIQEARIDQWCNDILNTKPKDKIDGQLFFKVASTLSGMTKEELIAKLLVLEMERNALRDGDDLNQRFEKGSSKSHQSGRRPYNKNKGSNKGGKKNFHSKSRHQGRRRR